In Hymenobacter gelipurpurascens, one DNA window encodes the following:
- a CDS encoding glycoside hydrolase family 43 protein yields MKKSLLAALLTIGVYLPSQAQNPIIKDVFTADPAPLVYRDTLFLYTSHDTASVQETNYKMPDWRIYSTTDMVHWKDYGKRLSPRTFAWATGDAYAAQCVYHNGKFYWFVSTFHKKDDNSQGGAAIGVAVSDRPTGPFKDAIGKALIVNEMTKDKPHAWDDIDPTVFVDDDKQVYMYWGNLSCRWVKLKDNMTELAGPINVITPKNYIEGPWVYKRKKLYYLVYASAGTKPEMIEYCTAPSATGPWTYRGIIQENVPNSFTTHPGIIDYKGKSYFLYHNGSLPTGGSYRRSICVDELHYNKDGSIQKIVQTTAGVASVK; encoded by the coding sequence ATGAAAAAATCCTTGCTCGCCGCTCTGCTGACTATCGGTGTTTACCTGCCTTCGCAGGCGCAGAATCCGATTATCAAAGACGTATTTACGGCCGATCCGGCGCCGCTGGTGTACCGCGACACGCTGTTTTTGTATACCAGCCACGACACGGCCTCGGTGCAGGAAACTAACTACAAAATGCCCGACTGGCGCATCTACTCCACCACCGACATGGTGCACTGGAAGGACTACGGTAAGCGTCTCTCGCCCCGGACCTTTGCTTGGGCCACCGGCGACGCCTACGCGGCGCAGTGCGTGTACCACAACGGCAAGTTCTACTGGTTTGTATCCACGTTCCATAAGAAGGACGACAACAGCCAAGGCGGTGCGGCCATTGGTGTGGCCGTATCGGATAGGCCTACGGGGCCGTTTAAGGATGCTATTGGCAAGGCGCTCATCGTAAATGAGATGACCAAAGACAAGCCCCACGCCTGGGACGACATCGACCCTACGGTTTTCGTCGACGACGACAAGCAGGTGTACATGTACTGGGGCAACTTAAGCTGCCGGTGGGTGAAGCTCAAGGATAACATGACCGAGCTGGCTGGCCCCATCAACGTGATTACGCCCAAAAACTACATCGAAGGCCCCTGGGTGTACAAACGCAAAAAGCTGTATTACCTCGTGTACGCCAGTGCCGGCACCAAGCCCGAAATGATTGAGTACTGCACGGCTCCCAGCGCCACCGGCCCCTGGACCTACCGCGGCATCATCCAGGAAAATGTGCCCAACAGCTTTACCACCCACCCCGGCATCATCGACTACAAGGGTAAGAGCTACTTCCTCTACCACAATGGTTCCTTGCCGACCGGTGGCAGCTACCGCCGCTCCATTTGCGTGGATGAGCTGCACTATAACAAGGATGGCTCCATCCAGAAAATAGTGCAGACAACTGCGGGAGTTGCGTCGGTGAAGTAA
- a CDS encoding alpha-glucuronidase encodes MKRIIFSVLLLSASLLAKAEDGHQLWLRSHQAAPVKVVTTAKNSAVLATARQELQQGWQGNPGATVTLTLRKDKAIKYDGYRISPTGVQASTEAGLLYGVFELLRRQQTGQTAQADLSNPSYEYRLLNHWDNPDGSVERGYAGQSIFWRKDSSFVTTNRDKVRWREYARANASVGINGAVINNVNASPKILSAEYLARVKAVADELRPYGVKTYLAVKFSSPALLGGLKTSDPLDPAVVKWWQSKAKEIYRQIPDFGGFLVKASSEGQPGPQDYGRTHADGANMLADALKPYHGLVMWRAFVYSPTDKDRAKQAYNEFVPLDGKFRDNVIVQVKNGPVDFQPREPFSPLFGAMKKTSVMPEFQITQEYLGHSTDLAFLSTMWEECLQSDTYQAGPGSTVARCTDGSVYPQKHTAMAGVANTGLDRNWTGHDFAQANWYAFGRLAWNNQMKSAQIADEWLKLTFAGATGSAASATTDSNWNTNFLAPVKQMMLDSREAVLNYSMPLGLHHIMSATRGHYGPGPWWAPPKMRADWTPGYYHQASENGVGFDRTKAGSDAVSQYHEPLASQLNNPNTCPDEYLLWFNHLPWDFKMKSGNTLWNELCAHYDKGVQQARQFQRIWDQTQPYVDAERFAAVQNKLRSQSGNAVQWKDACLLYFQQFSHMPIPATVEPPMHTLEAVIADDMRPQR; translated from the coding sequence ATGAAACGAATTATTTTCAGTGTTCTACTACTGAGCGCGAGCCTTTTGGCCAAGGCCGAGGATGGCCACCAGCTATGGTTACGCTCACATCAGGCTGCGCCGGTTAAGGTGGTGACGACTGCCAAAAACTCGGCAGTTTTGGCAACGGCCCGGCAGGAATTGCAGCAAGGCTGGCAAGGCAATCCAGGCGCTACCGTAACGCTGACGCTTAGAAAGGATAAAGCCATTAAATACGACGGTTACCGCATCAGTCCCACTGGCGTGCAGGCCAGTACGGAGGCAGGGCTGCTATACGGTGTGTTTGAGCTGTTGCGGCGCCAGCAAACGGGCCAAACTGCGCAAGCTGACCTTTCCAACCCGTCGTACGAGTACCGCCTGCTCAACCACTGGGATAACCCCGATGGCTCCGTGGAGCGCGGCTACGCGGGGCAGTCCATCTTCTGGCGCAAAGACAGCTCGTTCGTAACCACCAACCGCGACAAAGTCCGGTGGCGGGAGTACGCCCGCGCCAACGCTTCGGTGGGTATCAACGGCGCTGTTATCAATAATGTGAATGCCTCGCCGAAAATCTTGTCGGCGGAGTATCTGGCCCGCGTGAAAGCCGTGGCTGATGAGCTGCGGCCGTATGGTGTGAAAACCTACTTGGCAGTGAAGTTTTCGTCGCCAGCCTTGTTGGGTGGCCTAAAGACCTCCGACCCGCTGGACCCCGCCGTGGTGAAATGGTGGCAAAGCAAGGCCAAGGAGATTTACCGGCAGATTCCGGATTTCGGCGGCTTCTTGGTGAAAGCCAGCAGTGAAGGGCAGCCCGGCCCGCAGGACTACGGCCGCACCCACGCCGATGGCGCCAACATGCTAGCCGATGCCCTCAAGCCCTACCACGGCCTGGTGATGTGGCGGGCCTTCGTGTACAGCCCCACGGATAAGGACCGCGCCAAACAGGCCTACAATGAGTTTGTGCCGCTCGATGGCAAATTTCGCGACAACGTGATTGTGCAGGTGAAAAATGGGCCCGTCGATTTTCAGCCCCGTGAGCCATTCAGCCCGCTGTTCGGGGCCATGAAAAAGACCTCCGTGATGCCGGAGTTTCAGATAACGCAGGAGTACCTGGGCCACTCCACCGACCTCGCTTTCCTCTCGACCATGTGGGAAGAGTGCCTGCAAAGCGACACCTACCAGGCCGGCCCTGGCAGCACGGTGGCCCGCTGCACCGATGGCAGCGTGTACCCGCAAAAGCACACGGCCATGGCCGGCGTTGCCAACACTGGCCTAGACCGGAACTGGACGGGCCATGATTTCGCCCAGGCCAACTGGTACGCCTTTGGTCGGCTGGCCTGGAATAACCAGATGAAAAGCGCCCAGATTGCCGATGAGTGGCTGAAACTGACGTTTGCCGGAGCTACTGGCTCAGCGGCCAGCGCCACCACAGACTCTAACTGGAATACCAACTTTCTAGCGCCGGTAAAGCAGATGATGCTGGATAGCCGGGAGGCCGTCTTGAACTATTCCATGCCCCTAGGCCTGCACCACATTATGTCGGCTACGCGCGGGCATTATGGCCCCGGCCCGTGGTGGGCGCCACCCAAAATGCGCGCCGACTGGACACCCGGCTACTACCACCAGGCCAGTGAGAACGGGGTGGGCTTCGACCGCACTAAAGCGGGGAGTGATGCGGTGAGCCAGTACCACGAGCCGCTGGCCTCGCAGCTAAATAACCCCAATACCTGCCCCGATGAGTACCTGCTATGGTTCAATCACTTGCCTTGGGATTTCAAAATGAAATCGGGCAATACGTTGTGGAATGAGCTGTGCGCGCACTACGATAAAGGGGTGCAGCAGGCGCGGCAGTTTCAGCGTATCTGGGACCAGACCCAGCCCTACGTAGACGCCGAGCGGTTTGCAGCGGTACAGAACAAGCTCCGGAGCCAGAGTGGCAACGCCGTGCAGTGGAAAGATGCCTGTTTGCTGTATTTCCAACAGTTCAGCCATATGCCCATTCCTGCCACCGTCGAGCCCCCCATGCACACGCTTGAGGCAGTTATTGCCGATGATATGCGGCCCCAACGGTAA
- a CDS encoding sialate O-acetylesterase, with the protein MTHSPLTGSISSWSSALGRRSLVLAALSSFLLTPAHTHAQVRLPKLVSDGMVLQRDTKVNIWGWAKPGEKIALKFNGKSYQTAAGTDGKWQIGLPSLKAGGPYQLDITASNHITLKDVYVGDVWLCSGQSNMETPMSRVRDKYPQEVAQANNPRIRQFTVPLTYAFTGPKADLTGGNWVPADAQNILQFSAVAYFFAKEISAKYQVPVGIIKDAVGGSPAEAWLSADALKKFPAYEEQGAKYRDSALVAGIRQREGAAVAGWYKRLHQTDQGEQPGQPKWSAATYDATGWASMNVPGYWANQTPLGQVNGVVWFRKEIDVPTNMVGQSGRLELGTLIDADSTYINGQLVGTTGYQYPPRKYDFKPGVLKAGKNVIVVRLISNGGRGGFTMDKTYQLKAGGQTIDLRGPWQYKLGATMSPTPGTTTFQYQPGGLYNGMIAPVLPYAVKGVLWYQGESNAGHPEDYQALLSSLITDWRQQLQRPNLPFVYAQLPNFMAVRKEPSESGWAALRDAQRRTLTVPNTGMAVLLDVGEWNDIHPLDKQTVGHRLALAAQSVAYGEKKIVAMGPLYQSMQVNGNKVTLSFTNTGSGLVAKGGDKLQYFAIAGADKKYVWANAKIEGNKVVVWSDQVPQPVSVRYAWADNPEGTKLYNKEGLPASTFQTN; encoded by the coding sequence ATGACTCATTCTCCTCTCACTGGCTCTATCTCATCTTGGTCCTCAGCCTTGGGCCGCCGCAGCCTAGTGCTGGCTGCACTCAGCAGCTTTCTACTCACTCCCGCCCACACTCACGCACAAGTACGCCTGCCGAAGCTGGTGAGCGACGGCATGGTGTTGCAGCGCGACACGAAAGTGAACATCTGGGGCTGGGCCAAGCCCGGCGAGAAAATCGCCCTGAAGTTCAACGGCAAAAGCTACCAGACGGCCGCCGGTACCGACGGCAAATGGCAAATCGGCTTGCCTTCCCTGAAAGCCGGCGGTCCGTACCAGTTGGATATTACGGCCAGCAACCACATCACCCTGAAGGATGTGTATGTGGGCGACGTGTGGCTCTGCTCGGGGCAGTCGAACATGGAGACGCCCATGAGCCGGGTGCGCGACAAGTACCCGCAGGAAGTAGCCCAGGCCAACAACCCCCGCATCCGGCAGTTCACGGTGCCCCTGACCTACGCCTTCACGGGGCCCAAGGCCGATCTGACGGGCGGCAACTGGGTACCTGCCGATGCACAGAATATCCTGCAGTTTTCGGCCGTAGCCTACTTCTTCGCCAAGGAAATCAGCGCCAAGTACCAGGTGCCGGTAGGCATTATCAAGGATGCCGTGGGTGGCTCGCCCGCGGAGGCCTGGCTGAGCGCCGATGCCCTGAAGAAGTTTCCTGCCTACGAGGAGCAAGGCGCCAAATACCGCGACAGTGCCCTGGTGGCCGGAATCAGGCAGCGCGAAGGTGCTGCCGTGGCCGGTTGGTATAAGCGCCTGCACCAAACCGACCAGGGCGAACAGCCGGGCCAACCGAAGTGGTCGGCCGCTACATACGATGCCACCGGCTGGGCCAGCATGAACGTGCCGGGCTACTGGGCTAACCAAACCCCGCTAGGCCAGGTGAATGGCGTTGTATGGTTTCGGAAGGAGATAGACGTGCCCACCAACATGGTAGGCCAGTCGGGCCGCCTGGAGCTGGGCACCTTGATTGACGCTGACTCTACCTACATCAACGGCCAACTGGTGGGCACTACCGGCTACCAGTATCCGCCCCGCAAGTACGATTTCAAGCCCGGCGTGCTGAAGGCCGGCAAAAACGTGATAGTGGTGCGTCTCATCAGCAACGGGGGCCGCGGGGGCTTTACTATGGATAAAACCTACCAGCTTAAGGCAGGCGGGCAAACCATTGACTTGCGCGGCCCTTGGCAGTATAAGCTGGGCGCTACTATGTCGCCTACACCGGGTACCACCACCTTCCAGTACCAGCCCGGCGGACTGTATAATGGCATGATTGCGCCCGTGCTGCCCTACGCCGTAAAAGGCGTGCTCTGGTACCAGGGCGAGTCGAACGCCGGCCACCCGGAGGATTACCAGGCCCTGCTTTCCTCCCTGATTACCGACTGGCGGCAGCAGCTGCAGCGCCCCAATCTGCCATTCGTATACGCGCAGTTGCCCAACTTTATGGCCGTAAGGAAGGAGCCCAGCGAGAGTGGATGGGCCGCCCTGCGTGATGCGCAGCGCCGCACGCTGACTGTCCCCAATACGGGTATGGCAGTGCTCCTCGATGTGGGCGAGTGGAACGATATTCATCCCTTGGATAAGCAGACGGTAGGCCACCGCCTCGCGCTGGCAGCACAATCAGTGGCCTACGGAGAGAAAAAGATCGTGGCGATGGGGCCCCTGTACCAGTCGATGCAGGTGAATGGTAACAAAGTCACCCTTTCTTTTACCAACACCGGTAGCGGGCTGGTAGCGAAGGGCGGCGACAAGTTGCAGTACTTCGCCATTGCTGGCGCCGACAAGAAGTACGTGTGGGCCAACGCCAAAATTGAAGGCAACAAGGTGGTCGTCTGGAGCGACCAGGTGCCGCAGCCCGTATCCGTGCGCTACGCCTGGGCCGACAACCCAGAGGGCACTAAGCTCTACAACAAGGAAGGATTACCAGCCTCCACCTTCCAAACCAACTAA
- a CDS encoding endo-1,4-beta-xylanase, whose translation MKTRNILLTSALAGVALGFVQKAQPTLKDTFKKDFYVGAALNYRQTNGQDAKATALIKQQFNTISPENLLKWGPVHPQPTTYNFKPADEYVAFGQQNKMFIIGHTLMWHQQTPKWVFEDEAGKPVSREVLLKRLEEHINTVVGRYKGKIGGWDVLNEAIDDQQGDLRKTKWLEILGEDFAAQAFEYAHKADPKAELYYNDYSLYRPEKREGVIKLVKGIQAKGIKVTAIGMQGHYGLRRPSIEQIEASIVAFSKLGVHVNFTELDIDVLPNPSRRQGADISENYAAATQYNPYQAGLPDSVQLQLSKRYADLFALFHKHRDVIDRITLWGVTDADSWLNDWPIRGRTSYPLLFDRNYASKPAFRTVVQVAQKNKWLRLK comes from the coding sequence ATGAAAACAAGAAACATTCTGCTTACTAGTGCCTTGGCTGGGGTTGCTCTGGGGTTTGTGCAAAAGGCGCAGCCCACGTTGAAAGACACGTTTAAGAAGGATTTCTACGTGGGCGCGGCACTTAACTACCGCCAAACCAACGGCCAAGATGCCAAAGCCACGGCCCTCATTAAGCAGCAATTCAACACGATAAGTCCCGAGAACCTACTCAAGTGGGGGCCGGTGCACCCACAACCCACTACCTATAACTTCAAGCCCGCCGATGAGTACGTAGCCTTCGGGCAGCAGAACAAGATGTTCATCATTGGGCATACGCTCATGTGGCACCAACAAACGCCGAAGTGGGTGTTTGAGGATGAAGCCGGCAAACCGGTAAGCCGGGAGGTGCTGCTGAAGCGTCTGGAAGAACACATCAATACTGTAGTAGGGCGCTACAAAGGAAAGATTGGCGGTTGGGATGTGCTAAACGAAGCCATTGATGACCAGCAAGGGGACCTACGCAAAACCAAGTGGCTGGAAATTCTCGGCGAAGACTTTGCTGCCCAAGCCTTCGAGTATGCCCACAAAGCCGACCCCAAAGCCGAACTCTACTACAACGACTACAGCCTATACCGCCCGGAAAAGCGGGAGGGGGTGATTAAGCTGGTGAAAGGCATACAGGCAAAAGGCATCAAGGTAACGGCTATCGGGATGCAGGGACATTATGGGCTGAGACGGCCCAGTATTGAGCAGATTGAAGCAAGCATTGTGGCCTTTTCAAAACTGGGGGTGCATGTAAACTTTACCGAGTTGGATATTGATGTGCTGCCCAACCCCAGCCGCCGGCAGGGTGCTGATATCTCCGAAAACTACGCCGCCGCCACACAATACAACCCGTACCAAGCAGGCCTGCCCGACTCGGTGCAGCTGCAACTATCCAAACGGTATGCTGACCTGTTCGCCCTGTTTCATAAACACCGCGACGTCATTGACCGCATCACGCTATGGGGCGTTACAGATGCAGATTCCTGGCTGAATGACTGGCCTATTAGAGGGCGCACCAGCTACCCACTGCTGTTCGACCGTAACTATGCGTCTAAGCCGGCCTTCCGGACGGTGGTGCAAGTAGCCCAGAAGAACAAGTGGTTGCGTCTGAAATAA
- a CDS encoding xylulokinase has translation MKYLLGFDIGSSSVKVALLNAETGKCLASVTSPKKEMEITVAAPDWAEQRPERWWQEAINATQELKHNYGFDASQVAGIGITYQMHGLVLLDKQGKVLRPAIIWCDSRAVELGNQAFAELGEEHCLSNYLNSPGNFTASKLKWVKENEPSIYAQIHKIQLPGDFIAYQMTGQMQTTVSGLSEGVFWNFREQAVAQDLLDYYGIGHDLLPEIVETFSEQGRLTPEAAQELGLHAGTPISYRAGDQPNNAFSLNVLHAGEIAATAGTSGVVYGISETPTADPRSRVNAFVHVNSTPEQPKNGVLMCMNGTGILNSWLRKVVGEIPYDEMNELAAQAPVGAEGLVFLPFGNGAERILENRPTNAELRGLNFNVHSRSHVLRAAQEGIVFALNYGIDIMRQAGVQVRKVRAGNANMFLSPVFREAFVNCAGVELELYNTDAAQGAARGAGVGAGVYASTDDAFIGLERILTQMPTPELQEQYQVAYARWQENLNSILPQQITQQHVHQHAF, from the coding sequence ATGAAATACCTACTCGGGTTTGATATCGGCAGTTCCTCCGTTAAGGTGGCGTTGCTCAACGCAGAAACCGGCAAATGCTTGGCCAGCGTGACGTCGCCCAAAAAGGAGATGGAAATTACCGTGGCGGCTCCCGATTGGGCAGAACAGCGCCCCGAGCGGTGGTGGCAAGAAGCCATCAATGCTACCCAGGAGCTCAAGCATAACTACGGCTTTGATGCTTCTCAGGTAGCCGGCATCGGTATCACCTATCAAATGCACGGCCTCGTGCTGCTCGATAAGCAAGGCAAAGTGCTGCGTCCCGCCATTATCTGGTGCGACAGTCGCGCCGTGGAGCTGGGCAACCAGGCCTTTGCCGAGCTAGGAGAGGAGCACTGCCTCAGCAATTACCTGAACTCGCCCGGCAACTTTACTGCTTCCAAGCTGAAGTGGGTGAAGGAAAACGAGCCGTCTATCTACGCCCAAATCCACAAGATTCAGCTGCCCGGCGACTTCATCGCCTACCAGATGACGGGCCAGATGCAAACCACGGTCTCGGGCCTGTCGGAAGGCGTGTTCTGGAACTTCCGGGAGCAAGCCGTTGCGCAGGATCTTCTGGACTATTATGGCATCGGCCACGACCTGCTGCCCGAAATAGTAGAAACCTTCTCGGAGCAGGGCCGCCTGACGCCAGAAGCGGCCCAGGAGCTAGGCCTGCATGCCGGTACACCCATCAGCTACCGCGCCGGCGACCAGCCCAATAATGCCTTCTCGCTGAACGTACTGCATGCCGGCGAAATAGCCGCCACGGCCGGGACCAGCGGCGTGGTGTACGGCATCAGCGAAACGCCCACGGCCGACCCACGCTCCCGCGTGAATGCCTTTGTGCACGTAAACAGCACACCAGAGCAGCCTAAGAACGGCGTACTGATGTGCATGAATGGCACTGGCATTCTGAATAGCTGGCTGCGCAAAGTAGTAGGCGAAATCCCCTACGACGAAATGAACGAGCTGGCCGCCCAGGCGCCAGTAGGAGCGGAGGGCCTCGTGTTCCTGCCCTTCGGCAACGGGGCTGAGCGTATTCTGGAAAACCGGCCTACCAACGCCGAATTGCGCGGACTGAACTTCAACGTGCACAGCCGCAGCCACGTGTTGCGCGCCGCGCAGGAAGGTATCGTCTTCGCCCTCAATTACGGCATCGACATTATGCGCCAAGCAGGTGTGCAGGTGCGCAAGGTGCGGGCCGGCAACGCCAACATGTTCCTGAGCCCCGTGTTCCGAGAGGCGTTTGTGAACTGCGCTGGGGTAGAGCTGGAGCTCTATAACACCGATGCGGCCCAGGGCGCGGCCCGTGGGGCTGGCGTAGGAGCCGGTGTGTATGCCAGCACCGACGACGCCTTCATAGGCCTAGAGCGCATCCTGACCCAGATGCCTACGCCCGAGCTGCAGGAGCAGTACCAGGTGGCCTACGCCCGCTGGCAAGAAAATTTGAATTCGATTCTACCACAACAAATCACCCAACAGCATGTCCACCAACACGCTTTCTAA
- the xylA gene encoding xylose isomerase yields the protein MSTNTLSKTEFFTGIDTIKFEGRESDNPLAFKWYDENRMVAGKTMKEHLRFAVSYWHTFTGTGGDPFGPGTKQFAWDAHHEIVGRAKDKMDAAFEFFTKLGTPYYCFHDIDLVDEGSSLQEYERNLQTIVAYAKEHQLASGVKLLWGTANVFSNPRYMNGASTNPDFQVVAHAGTQVLNAIDATIALGGENYVFWGGREGYMTLLNTDMKREQAHMGRFLTMARDYARKQGFTGKFFIEPKPAEPTKHQYDFDAATVIGFLKEHGLENDFMLNLEVNHATLAGHTFQHELQVAADAGMLGSMDANRGDYQNGWDTDQFPNNLNELTESMLIILEHGGFKHGGINFDAKTRRNSTDLEDIFIAHISGMDTFARALVVANDILEKSPYRKFRTERYASFDSGEGQAYEKGQLTLEDLRTIAHKSGEPTPRSGKQEWLESIINQYI from the coding sequence ATGTCCACCAACACGCTTTCTAAAACGGAGTTCTTCACCGGCATCGATACCATTAAGTTTGAGGGCCGCGAGTCGGATAACCCGCTGGCCTTTAAGTGGTACGACGAGAATCGCATGGTAGCGGGCAAAACCATGAAGGAGCACCTGCGCTTTGCGGTGTCCTACTGGCATACCTTCACCGGCACCGGCGGCGACCCGTTCGGGCCCGGCACCAAGCAGTTTGCCTGGGATGCCCACCACGAAATTGTGGGCCGCGCCAAGGATAAGATGGACGCTGCCTTCGAGTTCTTCACCAAGCTCGGTACACCCTATTATTGCTTTCATGATATTGATCTGGTAGACGAAGGCTCCTCTTTGCAGGAGTATGAGCGCAACCTCCAGACGATAGTGGCCTACGCCAAGGAGCACCAGCTGGCCAGCGGCGTGAAGCTGCTGTGGGGCACGGCCAACGTATTCTCGAACCCGCGCTACATGAACGGCGCCAGCACCAACCCCGATTTTCAGGTAGTAGCGCACGCCGGCACGCAGGTCCTGAACGCCATTGACGCGACTATTGCGCTCGGCGGCGAGAACTACGTGTTCTGGGGTGGTCGCGAGGGCTACATGACTCTGCTCAATACCGACATGAAGCGTGAGCAGGCGCATATGGGTCGTTTCCTAACCATGGCCCGCGACTACGCTCGCAAGCAGGGCTTCACCGGCAAGTTCTTCATTGAGCCCAAGCCCGCTGAGCCCACCAAGCACCAGTACGACTTCGATGCTGCCACGGTAATCGGTTTCCTGAAGGAGCACGGCCTGGAGAACGACTTCATGCTGAACCTAGAGGTAAACCACGCCACGCTGGCCGGCCACACCTTCCAGCACGAGCTGCAGGTAGCTGCCGATGCTGGCATGCTGGGCTCGATGGACGCCAACCGCGGCGACTACCAGAACGGCTGGGATACCGACCAGTTCCCCAACAACCTGAACGAGCTGACCGAGTCAATGCTCATCATTCTGGAGCACGGCGGCTTCAAGCACGGCGGCATCAACTTCGACGCCAAAACCCGCCGCAATTCGACGGATCTGGAGGACATCTTCATCGCCCACATCAGCGGCATGGACACCTTCGCTCGCGCCCTGGTAGTAGCCAACGACATCCTGGAGAAGTCGCCCTACCGCAAGTTCCGCACGGAGCGCTACGCCTCGTTCGATTCGGGGGAGGGACAGGCCTACGAGAAGGGCCAGCTGACGCTGGAAGACCTGCGCACCATTGCCCATAAATCGGGTGAGCCAACGCCCCGCAGCGGCAAGCAGGAGTGGCTGGAAAGCATCATCAATCAGTACATCTAA
- a CDS encoding alpha-N-arabinofuranosidase, translated as MTFFSVPFPRATKKTALRHAALTIGLGLGLAYGAAAQTVQMTVQPGDPKVQVSKHIYGHFAEHLGRCIYDGFWVDEKLNVPKQGRIRMDIVEALRKIKVPNLRWPGGCFADTYHWHDGVGPTAQRPKMLNMWWGNNLEDNSFGTHEFLELCKLLGTEPYLAANVGSGTVQEMAGWMEYLNSNSDTPLVMERRKNGHPEPYGVSWWGIGNESWGCGGNMTADYYTDVYKRYATFAHNYPSSPPLKKIVSGANGDDANWTETCMKKIPLNMMWGLTLHQYTLPTGSWTGSKGKATGFNEQEYFNTMRNCLRMEAIVTKHAAIMDKYDPEKKVALLVDEWGVWTDVEPGTNPGFLYQQNSLRDALVAGTTLNIFNNHADRVRGANLAQAINVLQALILTDKEKMLLTPTYHVFDLYQVHQDAQLLPLQFTSPEYVMGNEKIPALNASASKDKNGVVHISLVNLDTKKSQKLETTLAGVNWKSVSGRILTSPKVNDYNTFDKPNTVKLASFSGAKQRGDKLAVEVPPQSVVVLELK; from the coding sequence ATGACCTTCTTCTCCGTTCCATTTCCTCGCGCCACCAAAAAAACTGCCTTGCGCCATGCTGCCCTAACCATAGGCCTAGGCCTGGGACTGGCTTACGGGGCCGCAGCCCAAACCGTGCAAATGACCGTGCAGCCCGGCGACCCGAAAGTGCAGGTCAGCAAGCACATCTACGGGCATTTTGCCGAGCACCTGGGGCGGTGCATCTACGATGGATTTTGGGTGGATGAGAAGCTGAATGTGCCCAAACAGGGCCGCATTCGGATGGACATTGTGGAGGCGTTGCGCAAGATTAAGGTGCCCAATCTGCGCTGGCCCGGCGGCTGTTTTGCCGATACTTACCACTGGCACGATGGCGTAGGGCCCACGGCCCAGCGCCCCAAAATGCTCAACATGTGGTGGGGCAATAATCTAGAGGACAACTCCTTCGGGACGCATGAGTTTCTGGAGCTGTGCAAGCTGCTCGGTACCGAACCTTACCTGGCGGCCAACGTGGGCAGCGGCACGGTGCAGGAAATGGCCGGCTGGATGGAGTATCTCAACTCCAACAGCGACACGCCTCTGGTAATGGAGCGCCGCAAAAACGGCCACCCGGAGCCGTATGGCGTTTCGTGGTGGGGCATTGGCAACGAAAGTTGGGGCTGCGGCGGCAACATGACGGCCGACTACTACACCGACGTGTACAAGCGCTACGCTACTTTCGCGCACAACTACCCCAGCTCGCCGCCGCTCAAAAAAATCGTGAGCGGTGCCAACGGCGACGACGCCAACTGGACGGAAACGTGCATGAAGAAAATCCCGCTGAACATGATGTGGGGCCTGACCTTGCACCAGTACACGCTGCCCACTGGCAGCTGGACGGGCAGCAAGGGCAAGGCCACCGGCTTCAATGAGCAGGAGTACTTCAACACGATGCGCAACTGCCTACGAATGGAGGCCATCGTGACGAAGCACGCGGCCATCATGGACAAATACGACCCCGAAAAGAAGGTAGCCTTGCTGGTGGACGAGTGGGGTGTCTGGACCGATGTGGAACCCGGCACCAACCCCGGCTTTTTGTATCAGCAGAACTCCCTGCGTGATGCCCTTGTAGCCGGCACCACGCTCAATATTTTCAACAACCACGCCGACCGGGTGCGCGGGGCCAACCTGGCCCAGGCCATCAACGTGCTGCAGGCACTCATCCTCACGGATAAGGAAAAGATGCTGCTTACGCCCACTTATCACGTCTTTGACCTCTACCAGGTGCATCAGGATGCGCAGCTGCTGCCGCTGCAATTCACCAGCCCGGAGTACGTGATGGGCAACGAGAAAATCCCGGCGCTCAATGCTTCCGCCTCCAAAGACAAGAATGGCGTGGTGCATATTTCCCTAGTGAACCTCGATACCAAGAAGAGCCAGAAGCTGGAAACTACGCTGGCTGGTGTGAACTGGAAATCCGTTTCGGGCCGCATTCTGACTTCGCCGAAAGTCAACGACTACAACACCTTCGATAAGCCCAACACCGTGAAGCTGGCCAGCTTCAGCGGCGCCAAACAGCGCGGTGATAAACTGGCCGTGGAAGTGCCACCCCAGTCGGTAGTGGTTCTTGAGCTGAAGTAG